In a genomic window of Gossypium arboreum isolate Shixiya-1 chromosome 7, ASM2569848v2, whole genome shotgun sequence:
- the LOC108459102 gene encoding UDP-D-apiose/UDP-D-xylose synthase 2 gives MAASRMDLDGRPIKPITICMIGAGGFIGSHLCEKLMSETPHKVLALDVYNDKIKHLLEPDSLPWAGRIQFHRLNIKHDSRLEGLIKMADLTINLAAICTPADYNTRPLDTIYSNFIDALPVVKYCSENNKRLIHFSTCEVYGKTIQSFLPKDSPLRQDPAYYVLKEDVSPCIFGSIEKQRWSYACAKQLIERLIYAEGAENGLEFTIVRPFNWIGPRMDFIPGIDGPSEGVPRVLACFSNNLLRREPLKLVDGGQSQRTFVYIKDAIEAVLLMIENPGRANGHIFNVGNPNNEVTVRQLAEMMTKVYTKVSGESALETPTIDVSSKEFYGEGYDDSDKRIPDMTIINKQLGWNPKTSLWDLLESTLTYQHRTYAEAIKKSMAKPTSS, from the exons ATGGCAGCTTCGAGAATGGATCTGGACGGGAGACCAATAAAGCCAATTACGATATGCATGATTGGAGCGGGAGGCTTCATTGGCTCTCACCTCTGCGAGAAATTAATGTCGGAAACGCCGCACAAGGTTCTCGCCTTGGACGTTTACAATGACAAGATTAAGCACCTCCTCGAGCCTGACTCTCTCCCTTGGGCTGGCCGTATCCAGTTTCACCGACTTAACATCAAGCACGATTCTAGGCTTGAAGGCCTCATCAAGATGGCAGATCTC ACGATAAATCTTGCGGCGATCTGTACTCCGGCAGATTATAATACACGCCCGCTCGATACGATTTACAGCAATTTTATTGATGCACTTCCTGTG GTGAAATACTGTTCAGAGAACAACAAGCGTCTCATTCATTTCTCGACTTGTGAAGTGTATGGTAAAACCATCCAAAGCTTTCTGCCTAAAGATTCTCCTCTCCGTCAG GATCCTGCCTACTATGTTCTTAAGGAAGATGTCTCACCCTGCATTTTTGGCTCTATTGAGAAGCAGAGGTGGTCGTATGCATGTGCAAAGCAGTTGATTGAGAGGCTCATTTATG CTGAGGGAGCAGAGAATGGCCTCGAGTTCACCATTGTGAGGCCTTTTAACTGGATTGGACCAAGGATGGACTTCATTCCCGGCATTGATGGTCCAAGTGAGGGAGTTCCAAGAGTTCTAGCGTGCTTTAGTAAT AATCTCCTTCGCCGTGAGCCACTTAAGCTTGTTGATGGTGGCCAATCTCAGAGAACTTTTGTTTACATAAAGGATGCTATTGAAGCTGTTCTGTTGATGATT GAAAACCCGGGCAGGGCCAATGGTCACATTTTCAATGTGGGTAACCCGAACAATGAAGTTACAGTTAGGCAACTTGCTGAAATGATGACTAAG GTCTATACCAAGGTTAGTGGAGAATCTGCACTGGAGACTCCAACAATTGACGTCAGCTCCAAGGAATTTTATGGCGAGGGATACGATGATAGTGACAAGAGAATTCCAGACATGACcataataaataaacaacttg GTTGGAACCCCAAGACATCGCTTTGGGACTTGCTTGAATCTACACTGACCTACCAACACAGGACTTATGCTGAAGCTATTAAGAAGTCGATGGCAAAACCTACTTCATCCTAA